In Agromyces sp. G08B096, a genomic segment contains:
- a CDS encoding RNA polymerase-binding protein RbpA produces MVSGNSAIRGSRVGAGPMGEQDHGFHADRIAVSYWDAMGNETVRYFAANLPAEEIPDIIDSPSTGLPAGRDRENPPAVAKAEPYKTHLAYVKERRTEEEAAQLLEEALEQLRARRGTSSK; encoded by the coding sequence ATGGTTTCAGGTAACAGCGCCATCCGCGGCTCGCGCGTCGGCGCGGGCCCCATGGGCGAGCAGGACCACGGTTTCCACGCCGACCGCATCGCGGTCAGTTACTGGGACGCGATGGGCAATGAGACGGTCCGCTACTTCGCGGCCAACCTCCCCGCCGAGGAGATCCCCGACATCATCGACAGCCCGTCGACCGGGCTTCCGGCCGGCCGCGACCGCGAGAACCCGCCCGCCGTCGCGAAGGCCGAGCCGTACAAGACCCACCTCGCCTACGTGAAGGAGCGCCGCACCGAGGAGGAAGCGGCTCAGCTCCTCGAAGAGGCGCTCGAGCAGCTCCGCGCGCGTCGCGGGACGAGCTCGAAGTAG
- the pgl gene encoding 6-phosphogluconolactonase yields the protein MTNERRVLVHPDKASLAGAVAARFITKTLDILDGQETAHLSLTGGSMGSAVLEAVWASPAQASIDWSRVHFWWSDERWLPEGDAERNDRQARDALLDRLQLDAGQVHAMPAADSGLELDAAADRYAEELARFGMDDLPHPIFDISFLGVGPDGHIASLFPHRSGIRVTDRTVIPVRNSPKPPPERLSLTRPVINSSQRIWLVLAGADKASALGLALAGASRDEVPVAGIKGRRRTVFFVDQDAAAEVPEELIAREY from the coding sequence ATGACGAACGAACGACGCGTGCTTGTCCACCCCGACAAGGCGTCCCTCGCGGGCGCCGTCGCGGCGCGCTTCATCACCAAGACGCTCGACATCCTCGACGGTCAGGAGACGGCCCATCTGTCGCTGACCGGGGGCTCGATGGGGTCGGCAGTGCTCGAAGCCGTGTGGGCGTCGCCCGCGCAGGCGTCGATCGACTGGAGCCGGGTGCACTTCTGGTGGAGTGACGAGCGGTGGCTGCCCGAGGGCGACGCCGAACGCAACGACCGGCAGGCGCGTGATGCGCTGCTGGACCGGCTCCAGCTCGACGCCGGCCAGGTGCACGCCATGCCCGCCGCCGATTCAGGTCTCGAGCTCGACGCGGCCGCCGACCGGTACGCCGAGGAACTGGCCCGGTTCGGCATGGACGACCTCCCGCACCCGATCTTCGACATCTCCTTCCTCGGCGTCGGGCCCGACGGGCACATCGCCTCCCTGTTCCCGCACCGGTCGGGGATCCGAGTCACCGACCGGACCGTCATCCCGGTACGGAACTCGCCCAAGCCGCCGCCCGAGCGCCTGAGCCTCACGCGCCCCGTGATCAACAGCTCGCAGCGCATCTGGCTCGTGCTGGCCGGCGCCGACAAGGCCTCCGCGCTCGGCCTCGCCCTGGCCGGCGCAAGCCGGGACGAGGTGCCCGTGGCGGGCATCAAGGGACGCCGCCGCACCGTGTTCTTCGTCGACCAGGATGCCGCGGCCGAGGTGCCCGAGGAGCTCATCGCCCGCGAGTACTGA
- a CDS encoding glucose-6-phosphate dehydrogenase assembly protein OpcA, whose translation MIVDLPDTTTSQISKALVKIREEGGAVALGRVLTLVIATRSGAEEEAIEAANDASREHPMRVIVVSTTADADGADVAPRLDAEIRVGGDAGASEVIVLRACGDAADSPESLVMGLLLPDAPVVTWWPGEAPARPGESPLGRIAQRRITDASAQADPQAALRVLAENYSPGDADFAWTRLTLWRAQLAAVLDQPPYEPVTAVDVDGAIDSPSTTLLAAWLQMQLSAETTYRLTPVEQGSHGIHGVRLERPSGPVDLVRDIPGVATLRQPGQPTHDVALPRRSLRDCLADELRRLDPDELYGEVITVGLAELGAPAPDREEAVR comes from the coding sequence GTGATCGTCGACCTGCCCGACACCACCACCAGCCAGATCTCCAAGGCGCTGGTCAAGATCCGCGAGGAGGGCGGCGCGGTCGCCCTGGGGCGGGTGCTGACCCTCGTGATCGCCACGCGCTCGGGCGCCGAGGAGGAGGCGATCGAGGCCGCGAACGACGCGTCGCGGGAGCACCCGATGCGCGTCATCGTCGTCTCGACGACCGCAGATGCCGACGGCGCCGACGTGGCGCCGCGACTCGACGCGGAGATCCGCGTCGGCGGCGACGCGGGCGCGAGCGAGGTCATCGTGCTGCGCGCCTGCGGCGACGCGGCCGACAGCCCGGAGAGCCTCGTGATGGGGCTCCTGCTGCCCGACGCCCCGGTCGTCACCTGGTGGCCGGGCGAGGCACCGGCCCGGCCGGGCGAGTCGCCGCTCGGCCGCATCGCCCAGCGACGCATCACGGATGCCTCGGCCCAGGCCGACCCGCAGGCGGCGCTCCGCGTCCTGGCGGAGAACTACTCCCCCGGCGACGCCGACTTCGCGTGGACCCGGCTCACCCTCTGGCGCGCGCAGCTGGCGGCCGTGCTCGACCAGCCGCCGTACGAGCCCGTCACCGCGGTCGACGTCGACGGCGCGATCGACTCCCCGTCGACCACGCTCCTCGCGGCCTGGCTGCAGATGCAGCTCAGCGCGGAGACGACCTACCGGCTGACGCCCGTCGAGCAGGGCTCGCACGGCATCCACGGGGTGCGGCTCGAACGGCCGAGCGGACCGGTCGACCTGGTGCGCGACATCCCCGGCGTCGCGACGCTCCGGCAGCCCGGCCAGCCGACGCACGACGTGGCACTCCCCCGGCGGAGCCTCCGCGACTGCCTGGCCGACGAGCTACGGCGACTCGACCCCGATGAGCTGTACGGCGAGGTGATCACCGTCGGGCTCGCCGAGCTCGGCGCCCCTGCCCCAGACCGCGAGGAGGCGGTTCGATGA
- the zwf gene encoding glucose-6-phosphate dehydrogenase, with amino-acid sequence MQPATISAGHNPLRSAKDYRLNRIAGPSSLIIFGVTGDLSRKKLMPAVYDLANRGLLPPGFALVGFARRDWEDQDFEQVVHDSVKQYARTEFREDVWKQLARGIRFVSGTFDDDASFDRLREVVEQLDRDRGTMGNHAFYLSIPPKSFPEVIAQLKRSGLTEQRDGQWRRVVIEKPFGSDLKTARELNDVVASVFPPDSVFRIDHYLGKETVQNILALRFANQLYEPIWNANFVDHVQITMAEDIGVGGRAGYYDGIGAARDVIQNHLLQLLALTAMEEPISFDAADLRAEKEKILAAVRLPEDLATGTARGQYAGGWQGGEKVVGFLDEDGMNPESTTETYAAMKLLIGTRRWAGVPFYLRAGKRLGRRVTEIAVVFKRAPQQVFADSQTSELGQNALVIRVQPDEGVTIRFGSKVPGAGMQVRDVTMDFGYGHAFTEASPEAYERLILDVLLGDPPLFPRQEEVELSWKILDPIEEFWATQGQPEQYRPGTWGPSSADALLARDGRTWRRP; translated from the coding sequence ATGCAACCGGCCACGATCTCGGCGGGTCACAACCCGCTCCGGTCTGCGAAGGACTACCGGCTGAACCGCATCGCGGGTCCATCGAGCCTCATCATCTTCGGCGTGACGGGCGACCTGTCGCGGAAGAAGCTGATGCCGGCGGTGTACGACCTCGCGAACCGCGGCCTGCTTCCGCCCGGCTTCGCGCTCGTCGGGTTCGCCCGTCGGGATTGGGAGGACCAGGACTTCGAGCAGGTCGTCCACGATTCGGTCAAGCAGTACGCCCGCACCGAGTTCCGCGAGGACGTGTGGAAGCAGCTGGCGCGAGGCATCCGCTTCGTCTCGGGGACCTTCGACGACGACGCGTCGTTCGACCGCCTGCGTGAGGTCGTCGAGCAGCTCGACCGCGACCGCGGCACCATGGGCAACCACGCGTTCTACCTCTCGATCCCGCCGAAGTCCTTCCCGGAGGTCATCGCCCAGCTGAAGCGCTCGGGCCTCACCGAGCAGCGCGACGGCCAGTGGCGCCGCGTGGTCATCGAGAAGCCGTTCGGCAGCGACCTCAAGACGGCACGCGAGCTGAACGACGTCGTGGCCTCGGTCTTCCCGCCCGACTCGGTGTTCCGCATCGACCACTACCTCGGCAAGGAGACGGTGCAGAACATCCTCGCGCTGCGCTTCGCCAACCAGCTGTACGAGCCAATCTGGAACGCCAATTTCGTCGACCACGTGCAGATCACGATGGCGGAGGACATCGGCGTCGGCGGCCGCGCGGGGTACTACGACGGCATCGGCGCGGCGCGCGACGTCATCCAGAACCACCTGCTGCAGCTGCTGGCGCTCACCGCGATGGAGGAGCCGATCTCGTTCGACGCGGCGGATCTCCGCGCCGAGAAGGAGAAGATCCTCGCGGCCGTCCGGCTGCCGGAGGACCTCGCGACCGGCACCGCGCGGGGCCAGTACGCGGGCGGCTGGCAGGGCGGCGAGAAGGTCGTCGGCTTCCTCGACGAAGACGGGATGAACCCCGAGTCGACGACCGAGACGTACGCCGCCATGAAACTGCTCATCGGCACCCGGCGGTGGGCCGGCGTCCCGTTCTACCTGCGAGCCGGCAAGCGGTTGGGCCGGCGAGTCACCGAGATCGCCGTGGTGTTCAAGCGCGCGCCGCAGCAGGTGTTCGCCGACAGCCAGACCTCGGAGCTCGGGCAGAACGCGCTCGTCATCAGGGTCCAGCCCGACGAGGGCGTGACGATCCGGTTCGGCTCGAAGGTGCCGGGCGCGGGTATGCAGGTGCGCGACGTGACCATGGACTTCGGCTACGGCCACGCCTTCACCGAGGCGAGCCCCGAGGCGTACGAGCGGCTGATCCTCGATGTGCTGCTCGGCGACCCGCCGCTGTTCCCCCGCCAGGAGGAGGTCGAGCTCAGCTGGAAGATCCTCGACCCGATCGAGGAGTTCTGGGCCACCCAGGGGCAGCCCGAGCAGTACCGCCCCGGTACCTGGGGGCCGTCGTCCGCCGACGCGCTCCTCGCCCGCGACGGCCGAACCTGGAGGCGCCCGTGA
- a CDS encoding glucose-6-phosphate isomerase, protein MSFRIAVSGAAADAVRRTVPTLVADRVASGITAQDPALWGRAAEEESAKRLGWTEAVAISRALVPEIVALRDELRAAGVDHIVLAGMGGSSLAPEVITRTVGAELTVLDSTEPGQVRAALADRLASSALVVSSKSGSTVETDSQRRVYEQAFREAGIDPVGRIVVVTDPGSPLDESARAAGYRVFNADPNVGGRYSALTAFGLVPSGLAGVDIAEILDEAEAIELPLAIDAEENPGLILGAAIAATSPRRDKLAIVADGTHIVGFADWAEQLIAESTGKEGTGILPVVLDTAAPELSARLSDVQVVRLVADAGDDVFAGDDGEIRVSGTLGAQLLVWEYATAVAGRLLGINPFDQPDVESAKIAARGLLDARPEPAPAAFVADGIEVRGTPEVIGAASDLASAIEVLLEELPADGYLSVQAYVDRVAHPELAELRDLLAARAGRPVTFGWGPRFLHSTGQFHKGGPAVGVFLQLTQRPADDLAIPERPFTFGELIAAQASGDASVLADHGRPVLTLTLTDPAAQLAGLRDAIG, encoded by the coding sequence GTGAGCTTCCGCATCGCCGTGAGCGGCGCCGCGGCGGACGCCGTTCGTCGCACCGTGCCGACGCTCGTCGCCGACCGCGTCGCATCCGGCATCACCGCGCAGGACCCCGCGCTCTGGGGGCGCGCGGCCGAGGAGGAGTCGGCCAAGCGCCTCGGCTGGACCGAGGCGGTCGCGATCTCGCGCGCCCTCGTGCCCGAGATCGTCGCGCTCCGCGACGAGCTCCGTGCCGCGGGTGTCGACCACATCGTGCTCGCCGGCATGGGCGGTTCCTCGCTCGCGCCCGAGGTCATCACCCGGACCGTCGGCGCCGAACTCACCGTGCTCGACTCGACCGAGCCGGGTCAGGTGCGGGCGGCCCTCGCCGACCGGCTCGCCTCCTCGGCGCTCGTCGTCTCGTCGAAGTCCGGCTCGACCGTCGAGACCGACAGTCAGCGCCGGGTGTACGAGCAGGCCTTCCGCGAGGCGGGCATCGACCCCGTCGGTCGCATCGTCGTGGTCACCGACCCTGGCTCGCCGCTCGACGAGTCGGCGAGGGCAGCCGGCTACCGCGTGTTCAACGCCGACCCGAACGTCGGCGGACGCTACTCCGCGCTGACGGCGTTCGGGCTCGTGCCCTCTGGTCTCGCCGGCGTCGACATCGCGGAGATCCTCGACGAAGCCGAGGCCATCGAGCTCCCGCTCGCGATCGACGCGGAGGAGAACCCCGGCCTCATCCTGGGCGCGGCGATCGCGGCGACGAGCCCGCGCCGCGACAAGCTCGCGATCGTCGCCGACGGCACCCACATCGTCGGCTTCGCCGACTGGGCCGAGCAGCTCATCGCGGAGTCGACGGGCAAGGAGGGCACCGGCATCCTGCCCGTCGTCCTCGACACCGCGGCACCCGAGCTGTCTGCCCGTCTCTCCGACGTCCAGGTGGTGCGGCTCGTCGCCGACGCCGGCGACGACGTGTTCGCGGGCGACGACGGCGAGATCCGCGTGTCCGGCACCCTCGGCGCGCAGCTGCTCGTCTGGGAGTACGCCACCGCCGTCGCAGGTCGTCTGCTCGGTATCAACCCGTTCGACCAGCCCGACGTCGAGTCCGCCAAGATCGCGGCACGCGGACTCCTGGACGCCCGCCCCGAGCCCGCGCCCGCGGCCTTCGTCGCCGACGGCATCGAGGTGCGCGGCACGCCCGAGGTCATCGGCGCGGCGAGCGACCTCGCCTCCGCCATCGAGGTGCTGCTCGAGGAACTGCCCGCCGACGGCTACCTCTCGGTGCAGGCGTACGTCGACCGGGTGGCCCACCCCGAGCTCGCCGAGCTCCGCGACCTCCTCGCGGCGCGCGCCGGCCGGCCGGTGACGTTCGGCTGGGGGCCCCGGTTCCTGCACTCCACCGGCCAGTTCCACAAGGGCGGTCCGGCGGTGGGCGTGTTCCTGCAGCTCACGCAGCGCCCCGCGGACGATCTCGCGATCCCCGAGCGGCCGTTCACGTTCGGCGAGCTCATCGCGGCGCAGGCCTCCGGCGACGCGAGCGTGCTCGCCGACCACGGACGCCCGGTGCTGACGCTGACCCTCACCGATCCCGCCGCCCAGCTCGCGGGCCTCCGCGACGCGATCGGCTGA
- the tal gene encoding transaldolase, whose product MSTTPTAALSEAGVSIWLDDLSRQRLATGDLTRLIADRDVVGVTTNPTIFAGALANGAAYAEQLHALAGQGADVDTAVFEITTDDVQAAADVFRPVYDASNGFDGRVSIEVAPDLAHDAEGTIASAKALWAKVDRPNAMIKIPATVEGLDAIRDTIAAGISVNVTLIFSLDRYRQVIEAYLAGLEQAKAAGIDLSTIHSVASFFVSRVDTEIDKRLTEIGTDEALALKSKAGIANARLAYELYEQVFASDRATALLEAGANRQRPLWASTGVKDPALPDTLYVTELVAPGVVNTMPEKTLEATFDHGEIVGDTVTGAYADAGRVLDALAGVGVDYDDVTALLEREGVEKFIVSWNELLETVRAALEAAK is encoded by the coding sequence ATGAGCACCACTCCCACCGCCGCCCTCTCCGAGGCCGGCGTCAGCATCTGGCTCGACGACCTGTCGCGTCAGCGCCTCGCGACGGGCGACCTCACCCGCCTCATCGCCGATCGCGATGTCGTCGGCGTGACGACCAACCCGACGATCTTCGCCGGCGCACTGGCGAACGGCGCCGCCTACGCGGAGCAGCTGCACGCGCTCGCCGGGCAGGGCGCTGACGTCGACACCGCCGTCTTCGAGATCACCACCGACGACGTGCAGGCCGCGGCCGACGTCTTCCGGCCGGTCTACGACGCGAGCAACGGCTTCGACGGCCGGGTCTCGATCGAGGTGGCGCCCGACCTCGCGCACGACGCCGAGGGCACGATCGCCTCGGCGAAGGCGCTCTGGGCGAAGGTCGACCGGCCGAACGCGATGATCAAGATCCCGGCGACCGTCGAGGGGCTCGACGCGATCCGCGACACGATCGCGGCGGGCATCAGCGTGAACGTCACCCTGATCTTCAGCCTCGACCGGTACCGCCAGGTCATCGAGGCCTACCTCGCCGGGCTCGAGCAGGCGAAGGCGGCCGGCATCGACCTGTCGACCATCCACTCGGTCGCATCGTTCTTCGTCTCGCGCGTCGACACCGAGATCGACAAGCGACTCACCGAGATCGGCACCGACGAGGCGCTCGCGCTGAAGAGCAAGGCCGGCATCGCCAACGCCCGCCTCGCCTACGAGCTCTACGAGCAGGTGTTCGCGAGCGACCGCGCCACGGCGCTCCTCGAGGCGGGGGCGAACCGGCAGCGTCCGCTGTGGGCGTCGACCGGCGTGAAGGACCCGGCGCTGCCCGACACGCTGTACGTGACCGAGCTCGTCGCACCCGGCGTCGTGAACACCATGCCCGAGAAGACGCTCGAGGCCACGTTCGACCACGGCGAGATCGTCGGCGACACGGTCACCGGCGCCTACGCCGACGCCGGTCGCGTGCTCGACGCCCTCGCGGGCGTCGGCGTCGACTACGACGACGTCACCGCGCTCCTCGAGCGCGAAGGCGTGGAGAAGTTCATCGTGTCGTGGAACGAGTTGCTCGAGACGGTCCGCGCAGCGCTGGAGGCGGCGAAGTGA
- the tkt gene encoding transketolase codes for MATLQWDPIDDRAVDTARVLAADAVEKVGNGHPGTAMSLAPAAYLLFQKVMRRDPSDTHWLGRDRFILSAGHSSLTQYVQLYLEGSGLELDDLKALRTWGSKTPGHPEYGHTDGVEITTGPLGQGLASAVGFAYASRFERGLFDPDAPAGESPFDHFVYVIAGDGDLQEGVTSEASSLAGHQQLGNLVVIYDSNQISIEDDTNIAFTEDVAKRYEAYGWHVQTVDWKKTGEYVEDVAELHAAIEAAKGEQDKPSIIILKTIIGWPSPGKQNTGKIHGSALGASELAATKEVLGFDPEATFVVAEDVIAHTRAARERGAAAHAEWQRAFDAWAAANPERKALLDRLEAGELPDDIESALPSFDGGTEVSTRAASGKVINALAPQLPEFWGGSADLAESNLTTIAGAPSFIPAQWSTHEFSGDPYGRVLHFGIREHAMGAIVNGIVLHGPTRPFGGTFLIFSDYMRPAVRLAALMKVPSIFVWTHDSVALGEDGPTHQPIEQLATLRAIPGFTVVRPADANEVSHAWLEILKRRDAPVGIALTRQNIPVFERGDGDASGDVLASAANVAKGAYVLAEAPSGEPDVILIATGSEVQLAVAAREQLAAEGIQARVVSAPSLEWFEEQDAAYRESVLPSSVTARVSVEAGLALSWQRYVGPRGRSVSIEHFGASADYKTLFREFGITTEAVVAAAKESLAAV; via the coding sequence GTGGCAACTCTGCAATGGGATCCCATCGACGACCGGGCCGTGGACACGGCGCGCGTGCTCGCCGCGGACGCGGTGGAGAAGGTCGGCAATGGGCACCCCGGTACGGCGATGAGCCTCGCGCCCGCCGCCTACCTCCTCTTCCAGAAGGTCATGCGGCGCGACCCGTCGGACACCCACTGGCTCGGACGCGACCGGTTCATCCTGTCGGCCGGCCACAGCTCCCTCACGCAGTACGTCCAGCTCTACCTCGAGGGCTCGGGCCTGGAGCTCGACGACCTCAAGGCGCTGCGCACCTGGGGCTCGAAGACGCCCGGACACCCCGAGTACGGCCACACCGACGGGGTCGAGATCACGACCGGCCCCCTCGGCCAGGGCCTCGCCTCCGCGGTCGGCTTCGCCTACGCCTCGCGGTTCGAACGCGGACTCTTCGACCCCGACGCCCCGGCCGGTGAGAGCCCCTTCGACCACTTCGTCTACGTGATCGCCGGCGACGGCGACCTGCAGGAGGGCGTGACGAGCGAGGCCTCCTCGCTCGCGGGCCACCAGCAGCTCGGCAACCTCGTCGTCATCTACGACTCCAACCAGATCTCGATCGAAGACGACACGAACATCGCCTTCACCGAAGACGTCGCCAAGCGCTACGAGGCCTACGGCTGGCACGTCCAGACCGTCGACTGGAAGAAGACCGGCGAGTACGTCGAAGACGTCGCCGAGCTGCACGCCGCGATCGAGGCCGCCAAGGGCGAGCAGGACAAGCCCTCGATCATCATCCTGAAGACCATCATCGGATGGCCCTCGCCCGGCAAGCAGAACACGGGCAAGATCCACGGCTCGGCGCTCGGCGCGTCGGAGCTCGCCGCGACGAAGGAGGTGCTCGGCTTCGACCCCGAGGCCACCTTCGTCGTCGCCGAGGACGTGATCGCGCACACCCGCGCGGCACGTGAGCGCGGCGCAGCGGCTCACGCGGAGTGGCAGCGGGCGTTCGACGCCTGGGCCGCCGCGAACCCCGAGCGGAAGGCCCTGCTCGACCGCCTCGAGGCCGGCGAGCTGCCCGACGACATCGAGTCGGCGCTCCCGTCGTTCGACGGCGGCACGGAGGTGTCCACGCGCGCCGCATCGGGCAAGGTCATCAACGCGCTCGCCCCGCAGCTGCCCGAGTTCTGGGGCGGCTCGGCCGACCTCGCGGAGTCGAACCTCACGACGATCGCGGGCGCGCCCTCGTTCATCCCCGCGCAGTGGTCGACCCACGAGTTCTCGGGCGACCCGTACGGCCGTGTGCTGCACTTCGGCATCCGCGAGCACGCCATGGGCGCGATCGTCAACGGCATCGTGCTGCACGGGCCTACGCGGCCGTTCGGCGGGACGTTCCTCATCTTCAGCGACTACATGCGGCCGGCCGTGCGTCTCGCGGCGCTCATGAAGGTGCCCTCGATCTTCGTGTGGACCCACGACTCGGTCGCGCTCGGCGAAGACGGCCCGACGCACCAGCCGATCGAGCAGCTCGCGACGCTCCGGGCCATCCCCGGGTTCACCGTCGTGCGGCCCGCGGACGCGAACGAGGTGTCGCACGCCTGGCTCGAGATCCTGAAGCGCCGCGACGCGCCTGTCGGCATCGCGCTCACGCGCCAGAACATCCCGGTGTTCGAGCGCGGCGACGGCGACGCCTCCGGCGACGTGCTCGCATCCGCCGCCAACGTCGCGAAGGGCGCGTACGTGCTGGCAGAGGCCCCGTCGGGCGAGCCCGACGTGATCCTCATCGCCACGGGCTCCGAGGTGCAGCTCGCCGTCGCGGCTCGCGAGCAGCTCGCCGCAGAGGGCATCCAGGCGCGCGTCGTCTCGGCCCCCTCGCTCGAGTGGTTCGAAGAGCAGGATGCCGCATACCGCGAGTCCGTGCTGCCGTCGTCGGTGACCGCCCGGGTCTCGGTCGAGGCCGGGCTCGCGCTCAGCTGGCAGCGCTACGTCGGCCCCCGCGGTCGCAGCGTCTCGATCGAGCACTTCGGAGCCTCCGCCGACTACAAGACCCTGTTCCGCGAGTTCGGCATCACGACCGAAGCCGTCGTCGCCGCCGCGAAGGAATCGCTCGCCGCCGTCTGA
- a CDS encoding heme o synthase, whose amino-acid sequence MQAAVETRDARPAMTVRRKLAAYVALTKPRVIELLLVVTAPTMILAQQGLPDLWLLLATLIGGAMSAGSAGAFNCYIDRDIDRVMKRTKKRPLVTGELTDREALLFAYGLGIASIAWLWIFTNWVAAALSLAAILLYVVFYSLILKRRTSQNIVWGGVAGCMPVLIGWAAVTGSLDWAPFILFLIIFLWTPPHYWPLSMKYKDDYAAAGVPMLAVVRGRAQVGLQVILYAWATVACSLLLIPVAGMGLVYTATALVVGGWFVYETHRLYGLAIRHEQVSPMRVFHGSIVYLSLLFLAIGIDPLLPF is encoded by the coding sequence ATGCAGGCAGCCGTAGAGACCCGTGACGCCAGACCGGCGATGACCGTCCGCCGCAAGCTCGCGGCGTACGTCGCGCTCACCAAGCCGCGGGTGATCGAGCTGCTGCTCGTCGTCACCGCGCCGACGATGATCCTGGCCCAGCAGGGGCTGCCCGACCTGTGGCTGCTGCTCGCGACCCTCATCGGCGGCGCGATGAGCGCTGGGTCCGCCGGCGCGTTCAACTGCTACATCGACCGCGACATCGACCGGGTCATGAAGCGCACGAAGAAGCGGCCGCTCGTCACGGGCGAGCTGACCGACCGCGAGGCGCTCCTGTTCGCGTACGGGCTCGGCATCGCCTCGATCGCCTGGCTCTGGATCTTCACGAACTGGGTGGCGGCAGCGCTCTCGCTCGCCGCGATCCTGCTCTACGTCGTCTTCTACAGCCTCATCCTGAAGCGCCGTACGTCGCAGAACATCGTGTGGGGCGGGGTCGCGGGCTGCATGCCCGTGCTCATCGGGTGGGCCGCCGTCACCGGCAGCCTTGACTGGGCGCCGTTCATCCTGTTCCTCATCATCTTCCTCTGGACGCCGCCGCACTACTGGCCGCTGTCGATGAAATACAAGGACGACTACGCCGCCGCCGGCGTGCCCATGCTCGCGGTCGTCCGCGGCCGCGCGCAGGTCGGCCTGCAGGTGATCCTCTACGCGTGGGCGACCGTCGCCTGCTCGCTGCTGCTCATCCCGGTCGCCGGCATGGGGCTCGTGTACACGGCGACCGCGCTCGTCGTCGGCGGCTGGTTCGTGTACGAGACGCACCGCCTCTACGGCCTTGCGATCCGTCACGAGCAGGTGTCACCGATGCGCGTGTTCCACGGGTCGATCGTCTACCTGTCGCTGCTGTTCCTCGCGATCGGCATCGACCCGCTGCTGCCCTTCTAG
- a CDS encoding gamma carbonic anhydrase family protein gives MRVAHRGRAPRVHPDATVAPGAILSGDVVVDAGARILHGAVLTAEDGQVRIGPNTVVMEHALVRGRAGHPALVGADVMIGPHAHVNGARVGDRVFVATGAAIFPGAELGDDSEVRINGVVQVNTVLPAGALVPIGWVAVGSPASILSPDRHDEIWAIQRELDFVHTVYGDPRADGMAEIMRRQSAFFAAHDHDVVLSDDEASGDEAPDAERTV, from the coding sequence ATGAGGGTCGCGCACCGCGGCCGTGCGCCGCGTGTCCACCCCGACGCGACCGTCGCGCCGGGCGCCATCCTCTCCGGCGACGTGGTCGTCGACGCGGGCGCCCGCATCCTGCACGGAGCCGTCCTCACCGCCGAAGACGGGCAGGTCCGCATCGGGCCGAACACGGTGGTCATGGAGCATGCGCTGGTGCGCGGTCGCGCGGGGCATCCGGCGCTCGTCGGCGCCGACGTGATGATCGGTCCGCACGCGCACGTGAACGGTGCGCGCGTCGGCGACCGCGTCTTCGTCGCGACGGGTGCCGCCATCTTCCCCGGTGCGGAGCTCGGCGACGACTCGGAGGTGCGCATCAACGGCGTCGTGCAGGTGAACACGGTGCTGCCGGCCGGAGCGCTCGTGCCGATCGGATGGGTCGCGGTGGGGTCGCCCGCGAGCATCCTCTCCCCCGACCGTCACGACGAGATCTGGGCCATCCAGCGCGAGCTCGACTTCGTGCACACGGTGTACGGCGATCCGCGCGCCGACGGCATGGCTGAGATCATGCGCCGGCAGTCGGCGTTCTTCGCCGCGCACGATCACGACGTCGTCCTGAGCGATGACGAGGCATCGGGCGATGAAGCGCCCGACGCCGAGCGCACCGTCTAG